A part of Neovison vison isolate M4711 chromosome 8, ASM_NN_V1, whole genome shotgun sequence genomic DNA contains:
- the SOWAHC gene encoding ankyrin repeat domain-containing protein SOWAHC, whose translation MERSAELSPEAVLRFLSERGGRAPHAELVQHFRGALGGEPEQRTRARALFKELVNAVATVRTDPADGSKYVHLKKRFLERATSSEAVSPRDLPSISVTAEPESSSCSLGAFDGLVETRESGLCPEAASPSPGCEPSDGEPPAAALGQPSPAGESRNGPPFNGGARRKNSRRDVQTPPRGQVPGPSEDLAPPPHGCGEMDSGSSPGGMATPRSTRQNLRDLVMGSSPQLKRSVCPGGSSPGSSSGGVRGKGGGDSDSASVASSSAEEESSGGGSVTLDPLEHAWMLSASDGKWDSLEGLLICEPGLLAKRDFITGFTCLHWAAKHGRQELLAMLVNFANKHQLPVNINARTSGGYTALHLAAMHGHVEVVKLLVGAYDADVDIRDYSGKKASQYLSQSIAEEIKNLVGALDEDDGESATGSGGGRWRLSKVLPSHLITYKLSHVLEDGGDHHHHHHHHHQLTEGWAGGKAKDPGRKASSSSSGRIKPRLNKIRFRTQIIHTTPSFRDQEQPLEEGEEEEEERALKGHSSSFKLRPKSNVFG comes from the coding sequence ATGGAAAGGTCGGCGGAGCTCAGCCCCGAAGCCGTGCTGCGCTTCCTCTCGGAGCGCGGGGGTCGGGCCCCGCACGCCGAGCTGGTGCAGCACTTCAGGGGTGCCCTGGGCGGCGAGCCCGAGCAACGTACCCGCGCCCGCGCCCTTTTCAAGGAGCTGGTCAATGCCGTAGCCACGGTGCGCACCGACCCTGCCGATGGCTCTAAGTATGTGCACCTTAAAAAGAGGTTCTTGGAGAGGGCCACGTCGTCCGAAGCCGTGTCCCCACGGGACCTGCCGAGCATCTCGGTGACTGCAGAACCCGAATCCAGCAGCTGCTCCCTGGGGGCGTTCGACGGCCTGGTCGAGACCCGGGAGAGCGGCCTGTGCCCAGAGGCGGCGTCCCCGAGTCCGGGTTGCGAGCCGAGCGATGGGGAGCCCCCGGCCGCAGCGCTTGGGCAGCCAAGCCCGGCCGGAGAGAGCCGGAATGGGCCGCCCTTCAATGGCGGGGCCCGGAGGAAAAACTCGAGGCGAGACGTGCAGACTCCCCCCCGGGGACAGGTCCCCGGGCCCAGCGAGGACCTAGCGCCCCCGCCCCACGGCTGCGGGGAAATGGACTCGGGCAGCTCCCCCGGGGGGATGGCCACCCCAAGGTCTACCCGCCAGAACCTCCGGGACCTTGTGATGGGCAGCTCCCCGCAGCTGAAGAGGAGCGTTTGTCCAGGAGGGAGCAGCCCGGGGAGCTCCTCTGGGGGAGTACGCGGCAAAGGGGGGGGCGATTCAGACAGTGCATCGGTCGCTTCCTCCTCGGCAGAAGAGGAGAGCAGCGGCGGGGGTTCGGTGACGCTGGACCCTCTAGAGCACGCGTGGATGCTCTCAGCTTCAGACGGCAAGTGGGACAGCCTGGAAGGGTTGCTCATCTGCGAGCCTGGCCTGCTCGCCAAGCGAGACTTCATCACCGGCTTCACCTGCCTGCATTGGGCCGCCAAGCATGGCAGGCAGGAGCTCCTGGCCATGCTGGTCAACTTCGCTAACAAACACCAGCTGCCAGTGAACATCAACGCCAGGACAAGCGGAGGCTACACTGCCCTGCACTTAGCTGCCATGCACGGGCACGTGGAGGTGGTGAAGTTGCTGGTGGGGGCTTACGATGCAGACGTGGACATCAGGGACTACAGTGGGAAAAAGGCCTCTCAGTACCTGAGTCAAAGCATCGCGGAGGAAATCAAGAACCTGGTGGGAGCCCTGGACGAGGATGATGGAGAGAGTGCCACTGGCAGCGGGGGTGGGCGCTGGAGGCTTTCAAAGGTGCTCCCTTCACACCTCATCACCTACAAACTCTCACACGTCCTGGAGGATGGAGGggatcatcaccatcatcatcaccaccaccaccaattgACTGAGGGATGGGCTGGAGGCAAAGCAAAGGATCCAGGTCGCAAGGCGTCCAGCAGCTCTAGTGGACGAATAAAACCCAGACTCAACAAAATCCGCTTCAGGACCCAGATCATCCACACTACACCCTCTTTCAGAGACCAGGAGCAGCCActggaagagggggaggaggaagaggaggaacgGGCTCTTAAAGGTCACTCATCTTCATTCAAATTGAGGCCGAAATCCAATGTATTtgggtaa